The proteins below are encoded in one region of Solenopsis invicta isolate M01_SB chromosome 8, UNIL_Sinv_3.0, whole genome shotgun sequence:
- the LOC105207953 gene encoding spectrin beta chain isoform X5 — protein sequence MTTDISVVRGGWDPTLQQEIVDEYEYDGGNSSSRLFERSRIKALAGERELVQKKTFQKWVNSHLVRCSCRIGDLYVDLRDGKMLIRLLEILSGERLPRPTKGKMRIHCLENVEKALQFLREQRVHLENMGSHDIVDGNPRLSLGLIWTIILRFQIQDITIEETDNQETKSAKDALLLWCQMKTAGYHNVNVRNFTTSWRDGLAFNAIIHKHRPDLIQFDKLSKSNAIYNLNNAFNVAEDKLGLTKLLDAEDIFVDHPDEKSIITYVVTYYHYFSKMKQETVQGKRIGKVVGIAMENDRMINEYESLTSDLLRWIEATIEALGDRRFANSLVGVQSQLSQFSNYRTVEKPPKFVEKGNLEVLLFTLQSKMRANNQKPYTPKEGKMISDINKAWERLEKAEHERELALREELIRQEKLEQLAARFNRKASMRETWLSENQRLVSQDNFGFDLAAVEAAAKKHEAIETDIFAYEERVQAVMAVSHELEMEKYHDIERINARKDNVLRLWNYLLELLRARRMRLELSLQLQQNFQEMLYILDSMEEIKLRLLTDDYGKHLMGVEDLLQKHSLVEADINVLGERVKAVVQQSQRFLEQGEGYRPCDPAIIVERVQQLENAYSELVRLAIERRTRLEESRKLWQFYWDMADEENWIKEKEQIVSTGDIGHDLTTINLLLSKHKALENEIQSHEPQFMSVAAVGDELVRQQHFGSDRIQERLQEILAMWNHLLDLAAFRRQRLVEAVDYHQLFADADDIDIWMLDTLRLVSSEDVGRDEANVQSLLKKHKDVTDELKNYATTIDQLHQQASTLGEQDAKSPEVLERLTSIDNRYKELLELAKLRKQRLLDALSLYKVFSETDGVEQWIGEKNRMLDTMVPAKDIEDVEIMKHRYNGFEKEMNANASRVAVVNQLARQLLHVEHPNSEQIVARQNELNQKWAELREKAEGKREELNSAHGVQTFHIECRETVSWIEDKKRILQQTDNLEMDLTGVMTLQRRLSGMERDLAAIQAKLDALEKEAEVIQKEHPEEAAVIRERIAQIHLIWEQLTQMLKERDAKLEEAGDLHRFLRDLDHFQTWLTKTQTDVASEDTPTSLADAEKLLTQHQNIKEEIDNYTDDYQKMMEYGERLTAEAGDGDTQYMFLRERLNALKMGWEELHQMWVNRQNLLSNSLNLQVFDRDARQAEVLLSQQEHILAKDETPTNFEQAEHMIKRHEAFMTTMDANDEKINSVVQFAGRLVDEGHFAADKVKKKAENINDRRRINREKANQLMEKLKDQLQLQMFLQDCEELGEWVQEKHITAQDETYRSAKTIHSKWTRHQAFEAEIASNKDRLQQLQQAADELIQQKPDLTEIIKPKVTELAEQFVDLETTTHDKGERLFDSNREVLIHQTCDDIDSWMNELEKQIESTDTGSDLASVNILMQKQQMIETQMAVKAKQVTELDKQAEHLQRTVPDDKMEEIKCKKEKVAQRFAQLKAPLVDRQRQLEKKKEAFQFRRDVEDEKLWIAEKMPQATSNEYGNSLFNVHMLKKKNQSLRTEIENHEPRINLVCNNGQKLINEGHEDSPEFQKLISELTEKWRELKDAVDDRNKHLLQNEKAQQYFFDATEAESWMSEQELYMMVEDRGKDEISAQNLMKKHESLEHAVEDYAETIRQLGETARQLINDQHPLADQIAVKQSQVDKLYAGLKDLAGERRAKLDEALQLFMLNREVDDLEQWIQERELVAGSHELGQDYDHVTLLWERFKEFARDTEAIGSERVEAVNGIADSLIATGHSDAATIAEWKDGLNEVWQDLLELIETRTQMLVASRELHKFFHDCKDVLGRILEKQNAMSDELGRDAGSVSALQRKHGNFIQDLSTLQNQVTQIEEESAKLQASYAGDKAREITNREAEVVAAWNNLQSLCEGRRTKLEDTGDLFRFFNMVRTLMIWMDDVVRQMNTSEKPRDVAGVELLMNNHQSLKAEIDAREDNLMACINLGKDLLARNHYASAQIKEKLAALTDHRNALLHRWEERWENLQLILEVYQFARDAAVAEAWLIAQEPYLMSQELGHTIDEVENLIKKHEAFEKSAAAQEERFSALHRLTTFELKELKRREQEREEEERRKKEEAAAAEAARLAKATPVTSPDEPPSERAETDGTGERGEDEGHAHRKASRTPQPQDKPKEEPRSPGDDEFEGPLQRKHEWESTTKKASNRSWDKVYMVVRGQSLCVYKDQKSYKASPDQPYKGEAPLDLRGATITVASDYTKKKHVFRVKSQSGSDFLFQAKDDTEMNDWVSALNQAAQGTSGAGTSRAHTLPAPTQAETKRRSFFTLKKN from the exons ATGACGACCGACATCTCGGTAGTGCGCGGGGGTTGGGACCCCACGCTACAACAAGAGATTGTCGACGAGTACGAATACGACGGGGGAAACTCGAGTTCGAGACTTTTCGAACGGTCACGCATCAAGGCACTAGCTG GTGAGCGTGAATTAGTGCAAAAGAAGACCTTCCAGAAATGGGTCAACTCCCACTTAGTCCGATGTTCGTGCCGAATCGGCGATCTGTACGTCGATCTACGAGACGGCAAGATGCTGATAAGGCTGTTAGAGATCTTGTCGGGTGAGCGTCTGCCGCGCCCTACCAAGGGCAAGATGCGCATTCATTGCCTGGAGAACGTTGAGAAGGCGCTGCAATTCTTGCGCGAGCAGAGGGTACACCTGGAGAACATGGGATCCCACGACATCGTCGACGGAAATCCGCGTCTGAGCTTGGGTCTCATTTGGACTATAATTCTGCGATTCCAGATTCAGGACATCACAATCGAAGAGACAGATAATCAGGAGACCAAGTCCGCCAAGGACGCGTTATTATTATGGTGTCAAATGAAGACTGCGGGTTATCACAACGTGAACGTAAGAAATTTCACGACATCGTGGCGGGACGGTTTGGCGTTCAATGCGATCATACACAAACACCGTCCAGATTTGATTCAGTTCGACAAGCTTTCCAAGTCGAACGCGATCTACAACCTTAACAATGCCTTCAACGTCGCGGAGGACAAACTCGGCCTCACGAAGCTACTGGATGCCGAGGATATCTTTGTCGATCATCCGGACGAAAAGTCCATCATAACATACGTCGTCACGTATTATCACTATTTCTCAAAGATGAAACAGGAGACCGTGCAAGGTAAGAGAATCGGCAAAGTAGTCGGTATCGCGATGGAGAATGACCGTATGATAAACGAGTACGAGAGTCTTACTAGCGATCTGCTGCGCTGGATCGAGGCTACGATAGAGGCGCTTGGTGATCGCAGATTTGCCAATTCCCTGGTAGGCGTCCAATCACAACTTtcgcaattttcaaattatcgcACGGTAGAAAAACCGCCCAAGTTCGTAGAAAAAGGTAATCTTGAAGTATTGTTGTTTACTTTACAATCGAAGATGCGCGCAAATAATCAGAAACCCTATACGCCCAAAGAGGGTAAAATGATATCCGATATCAATAAGGCATGGGAGAGACTAGAGAAAGCTGAACATGAACGGGAATTGGCTCTGCGCGAAGAACTGATTCGACAAGAGAAATTGGAGCAGTTAGCAGCTAGATTTAACCGAAAGGCTAGCATGCGCGAGACATGGTTGTCGGAAAATCAGCGATTGGTATCGCAGGATAACTTTGGCTTTGATCTCGCTGCCGTggaagccgctgcgaagaaacACGAAGCTATAGAGACTGACATCTTTGCCTATGAAGAACGTGTGCAAGCCGTCATGGCAGTCTCGCACGAGCTCGAGATGGAGAAGTATCATGACATCGAGCGCATTAACGCTCGTAAGGACAATGTATTGCGACTTTGGAACTATCTTCTGGAATTACTGCGCGCCAGGCGGATGCGTCTGGAACTCTCTTTGCAGCTGCAGCAAAACTTCCAGGAGATGTTGTATATATTGGACAGTATGGAGGAGATCAAGTTGCGACTATTGACAGACGATTACGGCAAACATTTAATGGGCGTGGAGGATCTGTTGCAAAAGCACTCTCTCGTCGAAGCAGATATCAATGTGCTCGGCGAAAGAGTCAAGGCCGTTGTTCAGCAGAGCCAGAGATTCCTAGAGCAGGGAGAAGGCTATCGACCATGCGATCCGGCCATCATCGTCGAACGCGTGCAACAATTAGAGAACGCGTACTCCGAGTTGGTGCGGTTAGCGATCGAGCGTCGTACCAGGCTCGAGGAATCTCGGAAGCTCTGGCAATTTTATTGGGATATGGCCGACGAGGAGAATTGGATAAAGGAGAAAGAACAGATCGTATCCACGGGCGACATCGGTCACGATTTGACCACCATTAATCTGTTATTGTCCAAACACAAAGCATTGGAGAACGAGATACAGTCGCATGAGCCGCAATTTATGTCCGTCGCAGCGGTCGGCGACGAATTAGTTCGGCAACAACATTTCGGCTCCGACCGTATTCAGGAGAGACTTCAGGAGATTCTCGCTATGTGGAATCATCTACTGGATCTCGCGGCTTTCAGAAGACAACGGCTTGTAGAGGCTGTTGACTATCACCAGCTTTTCGCAGATGCGGACGACATAGACATCTGGATGTTGGACACTTTACGACTTGTCTCGTCGGAGGATGTTGGTAGAGACGAGGCAAATGTGCAATCGTTGTTGAAGAAACACAAGGACGTAACGGATGAGCTTAAGAATTATGCCACGACTATCGACCAGCTTCATCAGCAGGCGTCCACATTGGGCGAGCAGGATGCCAAATCACCGGAAGTTTTGGAGAGACTGACTTCGATAGATAACAGATACAAGGAGCTCCTCGAGCTTGCCAAGTTGCGTAAACAGAGACTGCTCGATGCGCTCTCGTTGTACAAAGTATTCAGCGAGACCGACGGAGTCGAACAATGGATCGGCGAGAAGAACAGAATGTTGGATACGATGGTGCCTGCCAAGGATATCGAAGATGTCGAGATCATGAAACATCGCTATAACGGCTTTGAGAAAGAGATGAATGCGAACGCATCCCGCGTTGCTGTGGTTAATCAACTGGCCAGACAGTTGTTGCATGTTGAACACCCGAACTCGGAACAGATAGTCGCGCGACAAAACGAGCTGAACCAGAAATGGGCCGAGCTGCGCGAGAAGGCGGAGGGCAAGCGCGAAGAACTGAACTCCGCACATGGCGTGCAGACATTCCACATCGAATGTCGCGAAACCGTGTCTTGGATCGAGGATAAAAAGCGAATCCTGCAGCAGACTGACAATTTGGAGATGGATTTGACTGGTGTGATGACACTGCAGCGTAGATTGAGCGGCATGGAGCGCGATTTAGCAGCCATTCAGGCCAAATTAGACGCTCTAGAGAAAGAGGCGGAAGTCATACAGAAAGAACATCCAGAGGAGGCTGCAGTGATACGCGAGAGAATTGCGCAGATTCATTTGATTTGGGAACAATTGACGCAGATGCTGAAAGAGCGCGATGCTAAGCTCGAGGAGGCCGGAGATCTACATCGGTTCTTGCGCGACCTCGATCACTTCCAAACGTGGCTCACGAAAACACAGACCGATGTTGCCAGCGAAGACACGCCAACCAGTCTTGCCGATGCCGAGAAGCTGCTCACTCAGCATCAGAACATCAAGGAGGAGATCGACAATTACACCGACGATTATCAGAAGATGATGGAGTACGGCGAACGGCTGACGGCGGAAGCCGGCGATGGCGACACACAATACATGTTCTTACGCGAGAGATTGAACGCACTAAAGATGGGCTGGGAAGAATTGCATCAGATGTGGGTAAATCGTCAGAATTTACTATCCAACTCCCTGAATCTACAAGTATTCGATCGAGACGCGCGTCAAGCGGAGGTGCTTCTATCGCAACAGGAACATATTCTTGCCAAGGACGAAACGCCGACGAACTTCGAGCAAGCAGAGCACATGATCAAGCGACACGAGGCCTTCATGACCACCATGGACGCCAACGACGAGAAAATCAATTCGGTCGTGCAATTTGCCGGGCGTTTGGTCGATGAGGGACACTTTGCAGCTGATAAGGTTAAGAAGAAGGCCGAGAACATCAATGATCGTCGGCGAATTAATCGCGAGAAGGCCAATCAACTTATGGAGAAACTCAAGGATCAGCTTCAGCTGCAGATGTTCCTGCAAGATTGTGAAGAACTTGGTGAATGGGTACAAGAGAAACATATCACTGCTCAGGATGAGACATACAGAAGCGCGAAGACTATTCATAGCAAGTGGACTCGTCATCAAGCATTCGAAGCAGAAATCGCCAGCAATAAAGACCGCCTGCAGCAATTGCAGCAAGCCGCAGACGAATTGATTCAACAGAAACCAGATTTGACCGAGATTATTAAACCGAAGGTAACCGAATTGGCGGAACAATTTGTCGATCTGGAAACTACTACTCACGATAAGGGCGAGCGATTGTTCGATTCAAATCGCGAGGTGTTGATACACCAAACCTGTGATGATATCGATTCTTGGATGAATGAGCTAGAGAAACAGATAGAGAGCACCGATACCGGTTCCGATCTGGCATCCGTAAATATATTGATGCAGAAACAACAGATGATCGAGACTCAAATGGCGGTGAAAGCGAAACAGGTTACCGAGCTAGATAAACAGGCGGAACACTTGCAACGCACAGTACCCGATGACAAGATGGAGGAGATCAAATGCAAAAAAGAGAAAGTTGCCCAAAGATTTGCCCAGCTCAAGGCACCGCTCGTTGATCGTCAACGGCAGctcgagaaaaagaaagaggctTTTCAATTCCGACGCGATGTCGAGGATGAGAAGTTATGGATCGCTGAGAAGATGCCGCAGGCAACTAGCAACGAGTATGGAAACTCGCTATTTAACGTTCATATGCTAAAAAAGAAGAATCAATCATTGCGCACGGAAATTGAGAATCACGAGCCTAGGATCAATTTGGTGTGTAATAACGGGCAGAAACTGATTAACGAGGGACATGAAGATAGTCCCGAATTCCAGAAATTGATATCCGAATTAACGGAGAAGTGGCGCGAGTTGAAGGACGCAGTCGATGATAGAAACAAGCATCTGCTGCAAAATGAGAAAGCGCAGCAATACTTCTTTGACGCTACTGAGGCTGAGTCATGGATGAGCGAGCAAGAACTGTATATGATGGTCGAGGATCGTGGAAAGGACGAGATTTCTGCTCAGAATCTGATGAAGAAACATGAGTCGCTTGAACATGCGGTTGAAGATTACGCGGAAACGATTCGTCAGCTAGGAGAGACTGCTAGGCAGCTAATAAACGATCAACATCCGTTGGCCGATCAAATTGCCGTGAAACAGTCGCAGGTGGACAAATTGTATGCCGGTCTCAAGGATTTGGCGGGCGAACGACGCGCCAAACTGGACGAGGCACTCCAGTTGTTCATGCTGAACAGAGAAGTCGACGACCTCGAACAATGGATCCAGGAGAGAGAATTGGTCGCCGGTAGTCACGAGTTGGGCCAAGATTACGATCACGTGACATTGCTGTGGGAGAGATTCAAGGAGTTCGCGCGCGACACCGAGGCGATCGGTTCCGAACGAGTGGAGGCGGTGAATGGCATTGCCGATTCTCTTATCGCCACCGGACATTCCGACGCAGCGACGATTGCCGAGTGGAAGGACGGCTTAAACGAGGTCTGGCAGGATCTGTTGGAATTGATCGAGACGCGCACGCAAATGCTGGTGGCCAGTCGCGAGTTGCATAAATTCTTCCACGATTGCAAGGACGTTCTCGGCAGAATTCTGGAGAAACAAAACGCCATGTCCGACGAATTGGGTCGCGACGCCGGCTCGGTGTCCGCCCTCCAACGTAAACACGGCAACTTCATTCAGGACTTGTCCACGTTACAGAATCAGGTGACGCAGATCGAGGAGGAATCCGCCAAATTGCAGGCGAGCTACGCGGGCGATAAGGCGCGGGAGATCACGAATCGCGAAGCCGAGGTTGTAGCGGCGTGGAACAACTTGCAATCGTTATGCGAGGGCAGACGAACTAAATTGGAGGACACCGGTGATCTCTTCCGATTCTTCAATATGGTTAGAACTCTGATGATCTGGATGGACGATGTTGTACGCCAAATGAACACGTCCGAGAAACCGCGTGACGTCGCCGGGGTCGAATTATTGATGAACAATCATCAGAGTTTGAAGGCGGAGATTGATGCCAGAGAGGATAATCTTATGGCGTGCATTAATCTCGGAAAAGACCTGTTAGCTAGAAATCATTATGCAAGCGCGCAGATAAAGGAGAAACTGGCAGCATTGACCGATCACAGGAACGCACTGTTACACCGATGGGAGGAACGTTGGGAGAACCTGCAACTCA TTTTGGAAGTTTATCAATTTGCTCGAGATGCTGCAGTTGCTGAAGCATGGTTAATTGCTCAAGAGCCATATCTTATGAGCCAAGAGCTTGGT CATACTATCGACGAAGTCGAGAATTTAATCAAGAAACACGAGGCTTTCGAAAAATCGGCAGCTGCACAAGAAGAAAGGTTTAGTGCCTTGCACCGACTTACTACT TTCGAATTGAAAGAATTGAAACGACGAGAGCAAGAAAGGGAGGAAGAGGAAAGACGCAAGAAGGAGGAAGCGGCAGCAGCGGAAGCCGCGCGTTTGGCAAAG